A single region of the Fenollaria sporofastidiosus genome encodes:
- a CDS encoding undecaprenyl diphosphate synthase family protein: protein MKILKHTFIIHIPDPDLIIRTSGEEIIKLLLMQCAYSELYFTDKLWPDFHKEDFAEALDSFAHRQRRYGGI, encoded by the coding sequence ATGAAGATCTTAAAGCATACTTTTATAATTCATATACCAGATCCCGATCTAATTATTAGAACTAGTGGGGAAGAGATTATCAAACTTTTACTTATGCAGTGTGCATACAGTGAGTTATACTTCACTGATAAGTTATGGCCGGACTTTCATAAAGAAGATTTTGCTGAAGCCTTAGATAGTTTTGCACATAGGCAAAGAAGGTATGGAGGAATATAA